A portion of the Punica granatum isolate Tunisia-2019 chromosome 7, ASM765513v2, whole genome shotgun sequence genome contains these proteins:
- the LOC116213507 gene encoding acyl-CoA-binding domain-containing protein 4-like yields MVMARASSGPAYPDRFYAAASYAGFGESPQGVASRFPNDIALLLYALYQQATKGPCNVPKPRGWSPVEQSKWTSWHGLGNMASAEAMRLFVKILEEEDPSWFSRASAIADPVVDVDTNHTFKSEPVIENGESDAQTKIVSSENGILNETQDKDVVSEGLSSIAVYDQWVAPSVQGPRPKARYEHGAAVIRDKMYVYAGNHNGRYLNDMHILDLRSWTWSKVEAKFNDDTAETSGSFAPCAGHSLIPWNNKLLSVAGHTKDPSETMQVREFDPQTATWSILKTYGKAPVSRGGHSVTLVGNTLVIFGGQDARRSLLNDLHILDLETMTWDEFDALGTPPSPRSDHSAAVHAERYLLIFGGGSHATCFNDLHVLDIQTMEWSRPTQQGEIPTSRAGHAGATVGENWFIVGGGDNKSGASETIMLNMSTLVWSIVTAVQGRVPVVSEGLSLVVSSYNGEDVLVSFGGYNGRYNNEIHVLKPSHKSTIPSKMTESSLPDSTSAVHNVTHAPRDVELEVEAVQDGRIREIAVDNALNPTKSKGQANGEPLLTTIKAEKEELESLLSKEKVLSLQLKEDLLEAEARNANLYKELQSLRGQLAAEQSRSFKLEVDVAELRQKLQTMEALQKELEILRRQKAASEQAISMARQKQSSGGVWSWLTGTPPSPGEKENNA; encoded by the exons atggtGATGGCCCGGGCGAGCTCGGGGCCGGCGTACCCCGACCGGTTCTACGCGGCTGCCTCCTACGCCGGCTTCGGCGAATCTCCCCAGGGAGTCGCCTCCAGGTTCCCCAACGACATCGCTCTGCTCCTCTACGCCTTGTACCAGCAG GCCACTAAAGGACCCTGTAACGTTCCAAAACCTAGAGGTTGGAGTCCAGTTGAGCAGAGTAAATGGACAAG CTGGCATGGGCTCGGAAACATGGCCTCAGCAGAAGCAATGCGACTATTTGTGAAAATATTGGAG GAGGAAGATCCAAGCTGGTTTTCAAGAGCATCTGCTATTGCAGATCCTGTTGTTGATGTGGACACAAAT CATACTTTCAAAAGTGAGCCAGTCATCGAGAATGGGGAATCGGATGCTCAGACAAAGATTGTTTCTTCTGAAAATGGGATTCTGAATGAAACTCAGGACAAAGATGTTGTTTCAGAAGGCCTGAGTTCAATTGCTGTCTATGATCAATGGGTTGCACCTTCAGTACAAGGTCCACGTCCAAAGGCTCGTTATGAG CATGGAGCAGCTGTCATTCGGGACaaaatgtatgtatatgctGGGAACCACAATGGCCGTTACCTCAATGATATGCAT ATTTTGGATTTGAGAAGCTGGACCTGGTCGAAAGTTGAAGCCAAGTTTAATGATGATACAGCAGAGACTTCTGGTTCATTTGCTCCTTGTGCTGGTCATTCTTTG ATACCATGGAATAATAAGCTTCTTTCCGTTGCTGGTCACACTAAGGATCCTTCAGAAACGATGCAAG TTAGAGAATTTGATCCTCAAACTGCTACTTGGTCAATCTTGAAGACTTATGGGAAAGCACCG GTCTCGCGTGGTGGTCATTCTGTGACCCTTGTTGGAAACACGTTAGTGATATTTGGTGGTCAAGATGCAAGAAGATCGCTACTGAATGATTTgcatatacttgatcttgaAACCATGACTTGGGATGAATTTGATGCTCT GGGTACGCCTCCCTCTCCAAGGTCTGATCATTCTGCAGCAGTTCATGCAGAACGCTaccttttaatttttggtgGGGGCTCCCATGCTACATGCTTCAATGATCTGCATGTCCTTGATATACAAACT ATGGAGTGGTCAAGACCTACACAACAAGGAGAGATACCTACTTCCCGAGCTGGACATGCAGGTGCAACAGTTGGAGAGAACTGGTTTATTGTTGGTGGTGGTGATAATAAGAGCG GTGCCTCAGAAACGATTATGTTGAACATGTCTACCCTAGTTTGGTCAATCGTAACTGCTGTTCAAGGACGTGTTCCTGTTGTTAGTGAG GGATTGAGCTTGGTTGTGAGCTCCTACAATGGGGAAGATGTACTGGTATCTTTTGGGGGGTACAATGGGCGTTACAACAATGAG ATCCATGTACTTAAACCAAGTCACAAGTCAACCATACCATCCAAGATGACTGAGAGTAGCCTGCCCGACAGTACCTCTGCCGTGCACAATGTTACACATGCCCCCAGAGATGTAGAGTTGGAAGTTGAAGCAGTACAGGATGGAAGAATTAGGGAAATTGCAGTGGACAATGCTTTAAATCCAACG AAATCAAAAGGTCAGGCAAATGGTGAGCCTCTTTTAACAACAATCAAGGCAGAGAAAGAAGAGTTAGAATCTTTATTAAGCAAAGAGAAGGTGCTATCCCTTCAATTGAAGGAAGATTTATTGGAAGCTGAAGCTCGTAATGCCAACCTGTACAAG GAGCTTCAGTCTTTACGTGGTCAGCTTGCTGCAGAGCAGTCGAGATCCTTCAAACTCGAG GTTGATGTTGCAGAGCTAAGGCAGAAGCTGCAAACGATGGAAGCACTGCAGAAGGAGCTCGAGATCCTCCGGCGACAGAAGGCTGCTTCTGAGCAAGCCATCTCAATGGCGAGGCAGAAGCAAAGCTCCGGTGGCGTGTGGTCTTGGCTCACCGGAACTCCTCCATCTCCAGGCGAAAAGGAGAACAATGCCTGA